Proteins co-encoded in one Symmachiella macrocystis genomic window:
- a CDS encoding DUF1559 family PulG-like putative transporter, whose translation MTDHPDETGVEFADVPPPKRKITLIEVVVTLSIIVILISLFAPAKRTARGAARRTQCINHLKNISLALHNYASEYGAFPPAYTVDANGKPLHSWRTLILPYLDQRPLYERIDLTKPWDDPANAEAYATELSVYQCLSAELDPQQTVYLAVTAPGGFFREDVPRKLTDVTDDPHETLMVIEAPSKHAVHWMAPYDAKARVVLSLTNDAELHHPGITIAAFVDGTVSAIVATLPESEFRRLISIAGDDRQDTVIPVEEE comes from the coding sequence ATGACTGATCATCCCGATGAAACCGGCGTGGAATTTGCCGACGTGCCGCCGCCGAAACGGAAGATCACGCTCATTGAAGTCGTGGTCACGCTCAGCATCATCGTGATTTTGATCTCGCTCTTCGCGCCAGCCAAGCGTACTGCCCGCGGAGCCGCGCGGCGTACGCAATGCATCAATCACCTCAAGAACATCAGCTTGGCGCTGCACAACTATGCAAGCGAATATGGCGCGTTCCCCCCTGCCTATACGGTCGACGCCAACGGCAAGCCGCTGCACAGTTGGCGGACGTTGATTCTGCCGTATCTCGATCAACGGCCGCTTTACGAAAGGATCGACCTCACCAAGCCCTGGGACGACCCCGCGAATGCCGAAGCGTATGCGACGGAATTGAGTGTTTATCAATGCCTCTCGGCGGAACTGGATCCGCAGCAGACGGTCTATTTGGCGGTCACGGCTCCGGGCGGATTTTTCAGGGAGGATGTTCCCCGCAAATTGACCGATGTCACAGATGATCCGCACGAGACGCTGATGGTTATCGAAGCCCCGTCCAAGCACGCCGTACATTGGATGGCTCCCTACGATGCCAAAGCACGGGTCGTGTTGAGCCTCACTAACGACGCCGAATTGCATCACCCTGGTATTACTATTGCTGCGTTCGTAGATGGGACGGTAAGTGCAATCGTCGCCACGCTACCAGAATCGGAATTTCGACGTCTGATATCGATCGCCGGAGATGACAGGCAGGACACCGTCATCCCCGTTGAGGAAGAATGA
- the cmk gene encoding (d)CMP kinase: MIITIDGPAGAGKSTVARQLANRLGFAFLDTGAMYRAVAWACLQRDVDFSDVDAVADVARTIVIQFDGDEVLVDGQNVSGEIRTNDVTAASQYTAGNIEVREILVEQQRRIAGDADVVTEGRDQGTVVFPAAEFKFFITASPESRARRRQEEFAARGQNIPLEQVLADQTDRDNRDAARKVGAMKPAADAIEVDTSDIDADAVVQRLLDIIRGSAG, from the coding sequence ATGATCATCACCATCGACGGACCCGCTGGGGCGGGGAAAAGTACGGTTGCTCGGCAACTCGCGAACCGGTTGGGGTTTGCGTTTTTAGATACTGGTGCGATGTATCGCGCGGTTGCCTGGGCGTGTTTGCAGCGGGACGTCGATTTTTCTGATGTCGATGCTGTGGCTGACGTAGCGCGGACGATCGTGATTCAATTCGATGGCGATGAAGTCTTGGTCGACGGGCAAAACGTTTCCGGCGAGATCCGCACCAACGACGTGACCGCTGCTTCGCAATACACCGCCGGTAATATTGAAGTGCGTGAAATCCTGGTCGAGCAACAACGCCGCATCGCCGGTGATGCCGACGTCGTCACCGAAGGCCGGGATCAGGGGACGGTCGTCTTTCCGGCAGCGGAATTTAAGTTTTTCATCACAGCCAGTCCTGAATCCCGTGCCCGCCGCCGCCAAGAAGAATTCGCCGCCCGTGGGCAGAACATTCCACTGGAACAGGTCTTAGCGGACCAAACCGACCGCGACAACCGCGACGCCGCCCGCAAAGTGGGAGCAATGAAACCGGCCGCCGATGCCATCGAGGTCGACACATCAGACATCGATGCCGACGCTGTGGTGCAGCGGTTGCTGGACATTATCCGCGGCTCGGCCGGTTGA
- a CDS encoding glycoside hydrolase family 38 N-terminal domain-containing protein, which yields MALEDLIILIPSHSLEDFPTDLTEESAAGLLNAFCITWHPRLLAEAEVIPRWQRADDPPELVENRLVIIPECSHDWAPHGWAAQARESGCLVLENMHDRQEMLAAALDWGQTDDAEPPPEVDPELAADFLAVGFCYLQTELLARHMRHYSNLDEVHLQREAVAAAQAAVAGDDAIARNHLRSCFEVLADARERFYPVDCYLIDLCLLIPRLADEHLTDVLNTLNPVNILVTAEDMQEIAEKDPILVELLRETWERGTADVIGGEYQEASTQLLPLESVLWQFEQGIHVFESLFHRRPTVWGRRRFGVAAQLPQILDKHNFEAAMHVALDDGLYPDEEQSKIRWEGCDGSVIDAITRIPLAGDSATSFLRFPERMAESMDQDHVATVVFARWPQVESPWMDDLRRMQAYAPALGKYVTLQDYFQQTDSPGRLSAFKANEYLTPFFIQAVARQEKNPSSRYADHLKRRQRLQSAKWFTALDHVLRGQSLLEPVLADVERLVELAGPDTESDTQSDANDALADVERSAPRQLAGLITQGGAEQTGYLVLNPLGFARSVQVDLPELEHPPAQEGMVKRVQWDARTRAAIVEVPGMGFAWVTAGNGNVEPSQAPNELPLAEPNLLRNEFFEMLLNEQSGGIQRLKGHGRKPNRLSQQITYRYLHERKLPDPDASGEEISTAYAEMRLKSSKVLSTGPSMGEILATGEIVDQASGKVLARFEQTFRVWRSVPRVQIDLTLDVDHLPDSNPWLDYYTMRIAWNDSSASLTRGVLHGAQDIKDERFENLHYLEIANSDERTTILNHGVPFQRTTGMRMVDYILITTGETQRTFRFDICLDENYPMQAAMDTLTPPAVIPSTIAPRGGAQTGWFFNVDAKSVQLLDILPLREPPSPDLAEWDRSEVETTPHGNGFALRLVETEGRAVRVKLRCFRDPVEARQRDFQGRTISDVMIEGDAVLIDMTAYEIADIELRF from the coding sequence ATGGCACTCGAAGATCTGATCATCCTTATTCCCAGCCACAGTCTAGAAGACTTTCCGACTGACCTGACTGAAGAGTCCGCCGCTGGGCTGCTCAACGCATTTTGCATCACATGGCATCCGCGGCTTCTGGCCGAGGCGGAGGTGATTCCACGGTGGCAACGTGCGGATGACCCGCCGGAACTGGTGGAAAACCGGCTGGTGATCATCCCGGAGTGTAGCCATGACTGGGCGCCCCACGGTTGGGCGGCACAGGCGCGCGAATCGGGTTGTTTGGTGTTGGAGAACATGCATGACCGGCAGGAAATGCTCGCCGCTGCTTTGGATTGGGGGCAAACGGACGATGCCGAGCCGCCACCTGAGGTCGATCCAGAATTGGCGGCCGATTTTCTGGCCGTCGGTTTTTGCTATCTGCAGACCGAACTATTGGCCCGGCATATGCGGCACTACAGCAATTTGGACGAAGTCCATTTGCAACGTGAAGCGGTCGCGGCGGCACAGGCTGCGGTTGCCGGCGACGATGCGATCGCCCGCAATCATTTGCGGAGTTGTTTTGAAGTGCTCGCCGATGCGCGTGAGCGGTTTTATCCGGTCGATTGCTATTTAATTGACCTGTGCCTGCTGATTCCCCGCCTAGCCGATGAGCATTTGACCGACGTGCTCAATACGCTCAATCCCGTCAATATCTTGGTGACAGCCGAAGATATGCAGGAAATCGCCGAGAAAGACCCCATATTGGTCGAATTATTGCGCGAGACTTGGGAGCGGGGTACGGCTGATGTGATCGGCGGGGAGTATCAGGAGGCCAGCACGCAATTGTTGCCGCTGGAATCGGTGTTGTGGCAGTTTGAACAGGGGATCCATGTTTTTGAGTCGCTGTTTCATCGTCGCCCCACCGTTTGGGGACGCCGGCGATTTGGCGTGGCGGCGCAGCTGCCGCAGATTTTAGATAAGCACAACTTCGAAGCGGCAATGCATGTTGCCCTGGACGATGGGCTCTATCCTGACGAGGAGCAAAGCAAAATTCGTTGGGAAGGTTGCGACGGTTCGGTGATCGACGCCATCACCCGCATTCCGCTGGCGGGCGACAGCGCGACTAGTTTCCTGCGATTTCCCGAACGCATGGCAGAATCGATGGATCAGGACCACGTCGCCACGGTGGTCTTTGCGCGGTGGCCGCAAGTCGAATCGCCCTGGATGGACGATCTCCGCCGCATGCAGGCCTATGCACCGGCGCTGGGGAAATACGTGACGTTGCAGGACTACTTCCAACAAACCGACAGCCCAGGCCGGCTCTCTGCGTTTAAGGCGAATGAATACCTCACGCCGTTTTTTATTCAGGCAGTCGCCCGGCAAGAGAAAAATCCGAGCAGTCGCTATGCCGACCACCTGAAGCGACGGCAACGATTGCAATCCGCCAAATGGTTCACCGCACTTGATCACGTCCTCCGCGGACAATCGTTGCTTGAACCTGTCTTGGCGGACGTCGAGCGGCTGGTGGAATTGGCGGGACCCGATACAGAATCGGACACACAATCGGATGCCAATGACGCGCTCGCCGATGTCGAACGGTCCGCGCCCCGGCAGTTGGCCGGGTTAATCACTCAAGGGGGAGCAGAGCAAACGGGGTATTTGGTGCTCAATCCGTTGGGATTCGCGCGGTCGGTTCAAGTGGACTTGCCGGAACTGGAGCACCCGCCGGCGCAAGAAGGCATGGTCAAACGCGTGCAATGGGACGCGCGAACGCGGGCAGCCATTGTCGAAGTCCCCGGCATGGGGTTCGCTTGGGTAACCGCTGGAAACGGAAACGTTGAGCCATCGCAAGCCCCCAACGAATTGCCGTTGGCCGAACCGAATTTGCTGCGGAATGAGTTTTTCGAAATGCTGCTCAATGAGCAATCGGGAGGCATCCAACGCCTCAAGGGACACGGCCGCAAACCCAACCGGCTGAGCCAGCAAATCACCTATCGCTACCTCCACGAACGCAAGCTCCCCGATCCCGATGCGAGTGGCGAAGAGATTTCGACCGCTTATGCGGAGATGCGGCTCAAGTCGAGCAAGGTGCTCAGTACTGGTCCATCAATGGGCGAGATTTTGGCAACCGGGGAGATTGTCGATCAAGCATCGGGCAAGGTGTTAGCACGATTTGAGCAAACGTTCCGTGTCTGGCGATCCGTGCCGCGTGTGCAAATTGATTTGACACTGGACGTCGACCATCTGCCGGACAGCAACCCTTGGCTCGACTATTACACCATGCGGATCGCCTGGAACGATAGCTCCGCGTCGCTGACCCGCGGAGTGTTGCACGGGGCGCAGGATATTAAAGACGAACGCTTTGAGAATCTGCACTACTTAGAAATTGCCAACAGCGACGAACGGACGACGATCTTGAATCACGGCGTGCCGTTTCAGCGGACCACGGGAATGCGGATGGTCGATTACATTCTCATCACCACCGGTGAAACGCAGCGTACGTTTCGATTTGATATCTGTTTGGATGAGAACTATCCCATGCAAGCCGCCATGGATACGCTCACGCCGCCGGCAGTGATTCCCTCAACCATCGCTCCCCGCGGTGGAGCACAGACCGGTTGGTTCTTCAACGTCGATGCCAAGAGCGTACAACTGCTCGACATTTTACCGCTCCGCGAACCCCCCTCCCCTGACCTGGCGGAATGGGATCGTTCGGAGGTCGAAACAACACCACACGGAAACGGCTTCGCACTGCGACTCGTGGAAACCGAAGGCCGCGCCGTCCGCGTCAAACTCCGCTGTTTCCGCGACCCAGTCGAAGCCCGCCAACGCGACTTCCAAGGCCGCACGATCAGCGATGTCATGATCGAAGGCGATGCAGTGCTCATTGATATGACGGCTTATGAAATTGCGGATATTGAATTGCGGTTTTAG
- the pilM gene encoding type IV pilus assembly protein PilM produces MAVTSAAWGIEIGQAGLKAIRLEYSEAAEQVVATAFDFVAHPKILSQPDANPEALIHEALDTFLTRNNVEGDLISISVPGQTALARFIQLPPVESSKVAEIVKYEARQQIPFALEDVIWDYQPLGSGTEEGGFMLDAEVGLFAMKRDQVQQCLQPFLDQLVEVESIQISPLAIYNFICYDQMDLGKDDPVDPDADYTIVLDMGADNTTLLVTNGQKIWLRNVPIGGNHFTRALTKDLKLTFAKAEHLKCNATKSPDPRSVFQALRPVFNDYVSEIRRSIGYFSSVNKEAKIEKVVGVGNGFKLAGLQKFLQQNLQYQVDRVHSFDAVSGDAVLRAPLFQDNIMSFAVPYGLALQSLGLTRIHTSLLPPEITTERLIRKKKPWAIAAAASLLVGFTLSAIGYTSVMASVEKDIWSSAEENAKQVQLQANGFKSNYSAATSANQALRQTGDTLVGVEEDRIYWPELYKAINECLPREVGDEGVESDDPSKKKRIQINSIRVRFIDELTDWYVELTEAQKAEMREDDQKLAPSGPGYLVMLSCQHSYKEDDPRFTSRMWIRQTILENLKQWTVQQDKVLAEIPVRKIGITHPVLAFASKEQRLPDLIPKPGQIIDDRMAKNDRGRSRGGSNFGADDDLFSGRGKSRRGGGGSGSIARPTISADTLPTLNTTMTEIEYWEVPLTQFQIQFVWQPTPFKLRQDVDPAFAESAGDAQAGEEGSAVQAPGTGELNETNDTSPTQGEPSADATPASPAGNENN; encoded by the coding sequence ATGGCTGTTACAAGTGCGGCATGGGGAATCGAAATCGGGCAGGCCGGGCTGAAAGCAATCCGGCTGGAGTATTCGGAGGCTGCCGAACAAGTCGTTGCGACGGCATTCGATTTTGTCGCACATCCCAAGATTCTTTCACAGCCCGACGCCAACCCGGAAGCATTGATCCACGAAGCGCTCGACACGTTTTTGACTCGCAATAATGTTGAAGGCGATCTGATTAGCATTAGCGTCCCGGGGCAAACCGCCTTGGCCCGCTTCATTCAGTTACCGCCGGTCGAGTCGAGTAAAGTGGCGGAGATCGTCAAATACGAAGCGCGACAACAAATCCCCTTCGCCCTCGAAGACGTCATCTGGGACTACCAGCCGCTAGGCAGTGGGACAGAAGAAGGCGGGTTCATGCTGGATGCGGAAGTTGGCCTGTTCGCCATGAAGCGCGACCAAGTCCAACAGTGCCTGCAGCCGTTCCTGGATCAACTGGTTGAAGTCGAATCGATTCAGATTTCGCCGTTGGCAATTTACAATTTCATCTGCTACGACCAAATGGATCTGGGCAAGGATGATCCGGTTGATCCTGATGCGGATTACACGATTGTGCTCGACATGGGAGCTGATAATACAACCCTACTGGTCACAAACGGTCAAAAGATTTGGTTGCGTAACGTTCCCATCGGCGGCAACCACTTTACGCGGGCGTTGACGAAGGATCTGAAACTGACCTTCGCTAAGGCGGAGCACCTGAAATGTAACGCCACAAAATCTCCGGATCCCCGTTCTGTGTTCCAAGCACTGCGTCCCGTATTTAACGATTATGTCTCGGAAATCCGTCGCTCGATTGGGTACTTCTCCAGCGTCAACAAAGAAGCCAAGATCGAAAAAGTTGTGGGCGTGGGCAACGGCTTTAAATTGGCCGGTTTGCAAAAATTCCTGCAACAGAATCTCCAGTACCAGGTCGACCGCGTGCATTCATTCGATGCCGTTTCGGGCGATGCCGTGCTGCGAGCGCCGTTGTTCCAAGACAACATCATGAGCTTCGCCGTCCCGTACGGTTTGGCGTTGCAATCGCTGGGTTTGACACGGATTCACACGTCACTCTTACCACCTGAGATCACGACCGAACGCTTGATCCGCAAGAAAAAACCGTGGGCGATTGCAGCAGCCGCATCGTTGTTGGTCGGCTTTACTCTTTCAGCCATCGGCTACACGAGCGTGATGGCATCAGTGGAGAAGGATATTTGGTCCAGCGCCGAGGAGAATGCCAAGCAGGTGCAACTACAGGCCAATGGCTTTAAGTCAAATTATTCCGCTGCCACCTCCGCCAACCAGGCGTTACGGCAAACCGGAGATACGCTGGTTGGTGTCGAAGAGGACCGCATCTACTGGCCTGAACTTTACAAGGCGATCAACGAGTGCTTGCCGCGCGAAGTGGGCGATGAAGGCGTAGAGTCCGACGACCCATCCAAAAAGAAACGGATTCAGATCAATTCGATACGAGTTCGTTTTATTGACGAGTTAACCGATTGGTATGTCGAACTCACCGAAGCACAAAAGGCCGAGATGCGAGAGGACGACCAAAAGCTTGCACCATCCGGTCCGGGTTATTTGGTCATGTTGAGCTGCCAGCACAGCTACAAAGAAGACGACCCCCGATTTACAAGTCGGATGTGGATTCGCCAAACCATTTTAGAGAATCTGAAACAGTGGACCGTGCAACAGGACAAAGTACTGGCTGAGATCCCTGTGCGAAAAATTGGGATCACGCATCCCGTCTTGGCTTTCGCATCCAAGGAACAACGCCTACCTGACCTGATTCCTAAGCCTGGCCAAATCATCGACGATCGGATGGCGAAAAATGATCGCGGACGTTCCCGAGGTGGTTCCAACTTTGGTGCGGATGACGATCTTTTCAGTGGCAGAGGTAAAAGTCGCCGTGGTGGCGGAGGCAGCGGTAGTATTGCCAGACCAACCATCAGTGCGGATACGCTACCCACGTTAAATACGACGATGACGGAGATCGAGTATTGGGAAGTGCCACTGACACAATTTCAAATTCAATTTGTCTGGCAGCCGACCCCCTTCAAGCTGCGGCAAGACGTTGATCCGGCATTCGCTGAATCGGCCGGAGATGCTCAAGCGGGCGAAGAAGGAAGTGCAGTTCAAGCACCCGGGACTGGCGAATTGAATGAAACAAACGACACTTCGCCGACTCAAGGTGAACCGTCTGCGGATGCTACACCAGCATCGCCGGCTGGGAACGAAAACAATTAG
- a CDS encoding bifunctional folylpolyglutamate synthase/dihydrofolate synthase codes for MTEDRLTYRQAIDYLMGRINYERLAANQYSARDLKLDRMGSLLQALGNPQDSLPAVHIAGTKGKGSTAMMTAAMLTAAGYRVGLYTSPHITRLEERMTVNGRPPSEAEMVSLTAQLRTAVEVVDAQGELGPLTYFEILTAMAWLLFRRENVDIVVLEVGLGGRLDSTNLCRPEVTVITSISLDHTQILGATLDKIAREKAGILKPGIPLICGVTAPLPREAIEQIANTRNVPILQLGQELSFQYEPKSESESPPQGVGGTLVVTARGQDYSDIHLPMLGAHQAHNAALATAAVLQMRERGWNIPTSAIYTGLQSVTCPVRMEVIQTDPLTILDAAHNMASIRAFGESIQSTFPNQRKLLIFATTKDKPVEEMLRYLLPRFDQVVVTQYLNNPRRLGVRELSAVAREVTDREFVVAESPQEAWNIAARQASNMDLICVAGSFFIAAELREILLAQRPGMGDSTEQASTVTGPPC; via the coding sequence ATGACAGAGGATAGACTGACGTATCGGCAGGCCATCGATTATCTGATGGGGCGGATCAACTACGAACGTTTGGCAGCTAACCAGTACTCGGCACGCGATTTGAAACTCGACCGTATGGGGTCGCTGTTACAAGCCTTGGGCAACCCACAAGATTCGCTGCCTGCCGTGCATATCGCAGGGACCAAAGGTAAAGGCTCGACGGCGATGATGACCGCGGCGATGCTCACCGCTGCCGGATATCGCGTGGGCTTATACACATCGCCGCACATCACACGGCTGGAAGAACGGATGACGGTCAATGGCCGGCCGCCGAGTGAAGCGGAAATGGTTTCGCTGACGGCTCAGTTACGGACCGCGGTAGAAGTCGTCGATGCGCAGGGTGAATTGGGGCCGCTGACATATTTTGAAATTCTCACGGCGATGGCCTGGTTGCTGTTTCGCCGTGAAAACGTAGATATCGTTGTCTTGGAGGTGGGACTGGGGGGCCGTTTGGATTCCACCAATCTTTGCCGACCGGAAGTGACGGTCATTACCAGCATCAGCTTGGATCACACGCAAATTTTAGGGGCGACCTTGGATAAAATCGCTCGGGAAAAAGCGGGCATACTGAAGCCGGGTATCCCGTTGATTTGCGGCGTGACTGCACCCCTGCCCCGAGAAGCCATTGAGCAAATTGCCAACACGCGCAACGTGCCAATTCTGCAACTGGGGCAGGAGCTGAGCTTTCAATACGAGCCAAAAAGTGAGTCCGAGTCGCCACCGCAGGGGGTGGGGGGAACGTTGGTTGTGACCGCCAGAGGGCAGGATTATTCGGACATCCATCTACCAATGTTGGGGGCACACCAAGCCCATAATGCGGCGTTGGCGACGGCAGCGGTTCTGCAAATGCGGGAGCGAGGCTGGAACATTCCCACGTCGGCGATTTACACCGGATTGCAATCAGTCACCTGTCCGGTGCGAATGGAGGTGATCCAAACCGATCCACTGACGATCTTGGACGCAGCCCACAACATGGCATCGATTCGCGCTTTTGGTGAAAGCATTCAGAGCACTTTTCCCAATCAGCGTAAGCTCTTAATCTTTGCGACGACAAAGGACAAACCGGTCGAGGAGATGCTTCGCTATCTATTACCGCGCTTCGATCAGGTCGTGGTGACGCAATACCTCAACAACCCGCGCCGATTAGGGGTTCGTGAATTGTCCGCTGTGGCGCGCGAGGTGACCGATAGAGAATTTGTAGTGGCGGAGAGTCCCCAAGAGGCTTGGAATATTGCAGCGAGGCAAGCGTCCAATATGGATTTGATTTGTGTGGCGGGATCGTTTTTTATTGCCGCTGAATTGCGAGAAATCTTGTTGGCACAGCGGCCAGGAATGGGAGATTCGACGGAGCAGGCCTCGACGGTGACTGGGCCGCCTTGCTGA
- a CDS encoding 3-keto-disaccharide hydrolase, with the protein MKRRLSGIFLCVCLAGLLDSQTVSAEDQPATAGTVERGFQSIFNGKDLTGWEGNFKLWKVRDGMIVGNSPGIRQNEFLATKKQYGDFELRLEFKLHEGEGNSGVQFRTRRVPESSEVEGYQADIGENYWGCLYDEHRRRKVLAQAGPKLKDVLKKDDWNEYVIRAQGNHILLKINSVTTVDYHEEDPQIARSGIIAIQVHSGPPLRVDFRKLRIRELNKKN; encoded by the coding sequence ATGAAGCGACGGTTATCAGGGATTTTTTTGTGCGTCTGTCTGGCCGGACTGCTGGACAGCCAAACTGTGAGCGCCGAAGATCAACCCGCGACGGCTGGAACTGTCGAGAGGGGATTTCAATCGATCTTCAACGGCAAGGACCTCACGGGCTGGGAGGGGAATTTTAAACTTTGGAAGGTACGCGACGGAATGATCGTCGGCAACTCGCCTGGAATACGTCAAAATGAGTTCCTCGCCACCAAAAAACAGTACGGTGATTTTGAATTGCGGCTGGAGTTTAAGCTACATGAGGGCGAGGGCAACTCAGGAGTCCAGTTCCGTACCCGTCGCGTCCCTGAGAGTAGCGAGGTCGAAGGGTATCAGGCGGACATCGGGGAGAACTATTGGGGATGTCTCTACGACGAACATCGCCGCCGCAAAGTGTTGGCACAAGCAGGGCCGAAATTGAAGGATGTCTTAAAAAAAGACGATTGGAACGAGTACGTCATCCGAGCACAGGGCAATCATATTCTGCTCAAGATCAACAGCGTAACGACCGTTGATTATCATGAAGAGGACCCGCAGATTGCTCGCTCGGGGATTATTGCGATACAGGTCCATAGCGGCCCGCCGTTGCGAGTTGACTTTCGGAAACTGAGAATTCGCGAGTTGAACAAAAAAAACTAG
- a CDS encoding aldehyde dehydrogenase yields MSVAQATSEQNYHTSLDEIDHALDELQAAKPRFQQTSLDEWMRLVESCIPTVVDSAREWVDTACKAKGIAPASTIRAEEITAGPAAALRYLRLLHDSLGDIAKQGRPQLPGPIRQEPGGRLFVRLAPVKRRHDALLFTGTTSDAYMEAGVTAESVAAQEMPLHLSGKGGSPRISLVLGAGNVSSIAMTDTLTKIFQDGCLVLLKMNPVNEYLGPIFTKGLAPLVEAGFLRIIYGGAEAGQHAIAHKSTDEVHITGSNFSHDAIVWGPPGPEQDRRKRENDPVLDKPITSELGNVTPWIVVPGDYTEKQLQFQAENLAASVMNNVSFNCLATKVIVTWRDWPDRQRFLDKLQAIFDSTPPRKAYYPGAADRFREFAGKEPTGVPEGTLPWTLIRDINPDEDPKFVERESFVCVTTETALEADSPQDFLKVVADFTENRLWGTLCAAVMVPQSFRKSGENKKLFDDFLARLRYGAIGVNQWPGLVYGLMTPPWGGHPGSTLDDPQSGVGWVHNTFFLDGIEKTITEGPLTASPKPVWFPTHKNPEPISWKLVDFYAKPSTWNLVRLLGSAVKNGL; encoded by the coding sequence ATGAGTGTCGCACAAGCTACCAGCGAACAAAACTATCATACGTCGCTCGACGAAATCGACCACGCATTGGACGAGTTACAGGCAGCCAAACCTCGCTTCCAACAGACATCGCTCGACGAGTGGATGCGGCTGGTCGAAAGCTGCATTCCCACTGTTGTAGACAGCGCCCGCGAATGGGTGGACACCGCTTGCAAAGCGAAGGGGATCGCTCCGGCAAGTACAATTCGGGCTGAAGAGATCACGGCAGGACCGGCGGCGGCATTGCGCTACTTACGGTTGCTGCATGACAGCCTAGGGGACATCGCTAAACAGGGCCGGCCCCAGCTTCCCGGACCGATTCGGCAGGAACCGGGCGGGCGCTTGTTCGTGCGATTAGCCCCGGTCAAACGCCGTCACGACGCCTTGTTGTTCACGGGAACGACCTCTGATGCCTACATGGAAGCGGGAGTCACCGCTGAAAGTGTGGCTGCGCAAGAAATGCCCCTGCACCTGAGCGGAAAAGGTGGATCGCCACGGATTTCTTTAGTGCTGGGTGCCGGCAACGTCTCCTCGATTGCCATGACTGATACGCTGACAAAAATCTTTCAAGATGGCTGTCTGGTCTTACTGAAGATGAACCCGGTGAATGAATATCTGGGGCCGATTTTTACAAAGGGCTTGGCGCCGCTCGTTGAGGCGGGATTTTTAAGAATTATTTATGGCGGTGCAGAAGCGGGGCAACATGCCATCGCCCACAAATCCACAGACGAAGTGCATATCACCGGCTCAAATTTCAGCCACGACGCGATTGTGTGGGGGCCTCCCGGTCCGGAACAGGATCGTCGTAAACGGGAGAACGATCCGGTCTTGGATAAACCGATCACAAGCGAATTGGGCAATGTCACGCCCTGGATCGTCGTTCCCGGCGACTACACGGAGAAGCAGCTTCAGTTTCAAGCGGAAAACCTAGCGGCGTCGGTGATGAACAACGTGTCGTTCAACTGCTTGGCGACGAAGGTCATTGTCACCTGGCGCGACTGGCCGGACCGGCAGCGATTTCTTGATAAGCTTCAAGCGATCTTCGACAGCACGCCGCCCCGCAAAGCCTACTATCCAGGAGCTGCAGACCGCTTTCGTGAATTCGCCGGTAAGGAACCTACCGGTGTTCCCGAAGGGACATTGCCGTGGACGTTGATCCGCGACATCAATCCTGATGAGGATCCGAAGTTTGTCGAGCGGGAATCGTTCGTGTGTGTGACGACCGAAACCGCTCTAGAGGCCGACTCGCCGCAGGATTTTCTCAAAGTCGTCGCCGATTTTACGGAGAACCGCCTGTGGGGCACATTGTGCGCTGCCGTGATGGTGCCGCAATCATTTCGCAAGTCGGGGGAAAACAAAAAATTGTTCGACGACTTTCTTGCTCGACTGCGTTACGGGGCCATCGGCGTCAACCAATGGCCCGGGCTGGTCTACGGATTGATGACGCCGCCCTGGGGTGGACATCCCGGTTCGACGCTCGACGATCCGCAAAGCGGCGTTGGCTGGGTGCACAATACGTTTTTCCTGGACGGCATCGAAAAGACCATCACCGAGGGACCGCTCACCGCTTCCCCCAAACCGGTTTGGTTTCCAACCCACAAAAACCCCGAACCGATTTCTTGGAAGCTGGTCGATTTTTATGCCAAGCCTTCGACGTGGAACTTGGTACGTCTGCTGGGTTCGGCCGTTAAAAATGGCCTGTGA